Genomic DNA from Verrucomicrobiia bacterium:
GCCCGACTTTGAAAAACTCTCTGAGCAATGTGCTGTTCAGTTTCTCTGCGCTCTTTGCGCTCCTTCGCGGCTAAAGAAGGCAGATTGCCCCAAGTATCGGGATTCCCAGGAGCACGTCCCTCCGGGCTTTACTTGCCTTGATCATCATGATCATTGTCCTGGTCTCCTCCAGGCGCCACCGTCAGCGCCCCGAACAGCCCATGGAACGCCCCGGCAAAGGAGAAATCCGTGGCAAAGTATAAAGTATTGGTCGGTCCGGCACTGGCGCCATTGCCGAATCCCAGCCCCCACAATCCTTTGTCGATACGCAGCGGGAGGCCGTCCGTCGCTTTCAGAAAGCCGCGGAAATGCCCATGCTTCGCATCGAAACCAACGATCGCGCCGTTACCAAACATCCCAACCAGGATGTCGTTGCTGAATGGCCCGAAATTTGCCGGCGCCAACGCCACCCCCCAAGGCGCGTTCATCCAAAAACCATAGGTCAGCCGCCTCTCGAGCATCCCATTTACATCAAACGCATCGACCCAGCCCTGACCCAGCCCCCCAAAGGTGGAAAAGACATTTGTCGGCGCATAGGTCACGTAAAGGTCGCTCCCAAGAAGTTGCACGTTGAATACAGTCAGCCCCGCCGGCACCCTGCGATCGGCGAAAGCCCCCGCAGCGAAAACAACCGCATTAAAATTCGTATCGAACACGTCAATGGTCCCTTGCCCGAAGTTCGCGGCATAGAGAAGGTCCTGTCCATTTTGCTGAGCGATGGCCACACCGGTGTAGCTGGACGTAGCCGAATTATCCACTGCGAGAACAGCGACCGTCCGGTCGGCCTGGTTCGGGTTCCAGCCGGAGATAGTCCCGTTGAGAGTCACAAAAATAAAACGCGAGGGCAGGTTGCTACCCACCTGGAAGCCGTCGCCCGCGTATGACGCAATACCCGTGGGGGTGGAAACATTGGTGGGTGGAACCGCCACCACTACGGGCAATGGCTGTCCGGCCCCATTAAACAGCAACGAGACGTGCCCCATGGTGCTGTTGACCCACCAGGGACTGGTCGCCAGATGCGTTACGCCCCAAGCCCCGACAAGATTGGTGTCGGTGAAGGCGGCATACCCCGCCACATCAGAGACCAGGTTTGTCTGTTCGTAAAATTGGGCTGCACTGGGCATTGAAGCGGCAAGAACGAACAATGATACACCCAGGGCGACAATAATACGGACGGGAAATGCAGATTTTACAGTTATTGAAGCGATGTACTGACGCATAGAGATATCCTTTCATTTTTCTCGCCCGCGGTGTTTTGGAGACTCAATGTTTTTAATCTCGCCCCTGGCAACTTTCAATGGGGTGGCTACCCTATCATTTAACACGCGGTTTCCACCCGGGTGATCTTGGGAATGCGCACCGGCAAGTCATTGATAATCAATCGGAAATACTTCTTGACCTTTGATTGCAATATGATATCATAACGATAACATGAACGCGAGTTCAATTAAGGAACCATCTATGAACCCTACAAATGCAAATACCAATGCCGAACGGGCGGTCACGGTCCAGAACGGATGGATTTGGCTGCCAATTGTCATTATCTTGAAACTGGGGAGTCTGGCTTTATTCATCTATTCCATTGCCATAAGCGACAGGTTTGGCGGGCATCCCGCCTGGCGCTGGTTCGTCCTGGGCCTGCTTGGGATCATTCTGGCGGTTGTGCTGATGCCCGGTTTCTTTACGCTGCAGCCAAACGAGGCCCGGGTGCTGGTGCTGTTTGGGAAGTATAAAGGAACCGTGCGCCGGAGCGGGTTTCATTGGGGCAATCCGTTTTACTCCAATGGCAGCAAAGGCGGGTCGTTCAGAGCGGCGTTGATTCGGGCTGCTAACAAGGAGAAACAACCTGCAGAAACCTCCTACGCCACGAAACAGAGTTGGCGCAACAAAATCTCGCTGCGCGCGCGCAACCTCAACAGCGAAAAGCTTAAAGTCAATGACAAGCGGGGAAACCCCATCGAAATCGCAGCCGTGATAGTCTGGCGCGTTCAGGACACCGCCCAGGCCATGTTCGACGTGGACGATTACGAGACCTATGTGCGCATCCAGTGCGAGTCGGCTATCCGCCATGTGGCCAGCGGCTTTGCCTACGATCACGGCGAGGAGAATGAAGTCACTCTGCGCAGTGGGGTGGATGAGGTCTCCCAGGCCCTCCAGAGGGAGCTGCAGGCGCGGCTCGACAAAGCCGGTGTCCTGGTCGATGAAGCGCGCCTGACGCATCTGGCCTACGCCCCCGAGATCGCCCAGGCCATGCTGCGCCGCCAGCAGGCCGAAGCGGTGATTGCCGCTCGCCAGAAAATTGTGCATGGAGCCGTCAGCATGGTCGATATGGCCCTCAAGGAACTGGCGGAGAAAAACGTGGTCCAACTCGACGACGAACGCCGGGCCGCGATGGTCAGCAATCTGATGGTGGTGCTTTGCGGCGAAGCCGAAGTCCACCCGGTCGTCAATACCGGCACCCTCTACGCCTGAGGGTGGCATGGCTGAGCGCAAGGCATTTCTATTGCGAATTGACCCGGGCCTTTGGGCAGAGCTCGAAGCCTGGGCGGCGGATGAGTTGCGCAGCGTGAATGGGCAAATCGAATACGTCCTCAAGCAGGCGGTGACCAAACGAAAAGGACCACACGCTGTGCCAGCCGGCGCCGCCCACGTCCCGCAGGCGCCCGCGCCGGCGGGTTCGAGTGGCGTCTCGCCGCACCGGCCAGAACGAAAACGACACGAAACCTAAATCAGAAAGAATGTATTATGAAAGCCTTATCAATGCTGAGGAGTCCCCGACATGAACTATATCTTGAATGTACCGATGCTTCTCCCTCTCCCCTTCCGAAGGGGAGAGGGCCGGGGGAGAGGGGAACCTCAAGGGGTCCCTTCCTCCCTGCAGTCTATGCCACGGCTCACTGTGTAACCCTAGCCGCCTTGCTGGTGGCCTTTAGCACGGCAATGCCCCTTCTCGCCGCGCCGGGGGTTGATGATGTAACGGCCTCGGGCCTGCAGTACGTTCAACTCCTCTCGAAGGGAGATTTCAAGAGCGCCGTTGCCCGCTCAGACGCTACGATGAAAGCCGCTCTGCCGGAGGACAAACTCAAAGAAACCTGGCAAGCCCTTCAAAGCCAGGTCGGCTCATTCCAAAAGCCATTGCAAACCCGCGCGACCCGGGTTGGCGGCTTTGACGTGGCGCTGGTGACGTGCCAGTTCGAGCGCGCACGGCTGGATGTGAAGGTCGTATTCAACGCAAATCGACAGGTGGCTGGCCTGTTTTTTATGCCCAACACGACAGACGGCGCTGCTGCCGCTCCCCCTCCCTACGCGCCCACGAATTCCTTTCGCGAAACGAATTTTACCGTGGGCCAAAGCCCACGGGCCTTGCCGGGCACGCTCACCCTTCCGGTTCGGCAGGCCGGCGGCAAATTACCGGTGGTGCTTCTGATCCACGGCTCCGGTCCCAATGACCGCGATGAAACGGTCGGCGCCATCAAACCTTTCCGCGACCTGGCTTGGGGCCTGGCGGCAAAAGGAATCGCCGTTTTGCGCTATGAAAAGCGGACCAAAGAATACGCGGTAAAGCTCGCCGAGCAGGGCATCGGGAAGTTCACGGTGCAACAGGAAACCATCGAAGACGCCCTCAGCGCGGTCAGGCAATTGCGATCAACCCATGGACTCGATCCGAACCGCATCTTTGTTCTGGGCCACAGCCTGGGCGGAACCGTTGCGCCGCGAATTGCCCAGGCCGACCGATCTATCGCC
This window encodes:
- a CDS encoding TIGR03118 family protein, giving the protein MRQYIASITVKSAFPVRIIVALGVSLFVLAASMPSAAQFYEQTNLVSDVAGYAAFTDTNLVGAWGVTHLATSPWWVNSTMGHVSLLFNGAGQPLPVVVAVPPTNVSTPTGIASYAGDGFQVGSNLPSRFIFVTLNGTISGWNPNQADRTVAVLAVDNSATSSYTGVAIAQQNGQDLLYAANFGQGTIDVFDTNFNAVVFAAGAFADRRVPAGLTVFNVQLLGSDLYVTYAPTNVFSTFGGLGQGWVDAFDVNGMLERRLTYGFWMNAPWGVALAPANFGPFSNDILVGMFGNGAIVGFDAKHGHFRGFLKATDGLPLRIDKGLWGLGFGNGASAGPTNTLYFATDFSFAGAFHGLFGALTVAPGGDQDNDHDDQGK
- a CDS encoding SPFH domain-containing protein, with the protein product MNPTNANTNAERAVTVQNGWIWLPIVIILKLGSLALFIYSIAISDRFGGHPAWRWFVLGLLGIILAVVLMPGFFTLQPNEARVLVLFGKYKGTVRRSGFHWGNPFYSNGSKGGSFRAALIRAANKEKQPAETSYATKQSWRNKISLRARNLNSEKLKVNDKRGNPIEIAAVIVWRVQDTAQAMFDVDDYETYVRIQCESAIRHVASGFAYDHGEENEVTLRSGVDEVSQALQRELQARLDKAGVLVDEARLTHLAYAPEIAQAMLRRQQAEAVIAARQKIVHGAVSMVDMALKELAEKNVVQLDDERRAAMVSNLMVVLCGEAEVHPVVNTGTLYA
- a CDS encoding alpha/beta fold hydrolase, giving the protein MPLLAAPGVDDVTASGLQYVQLLSKGDFKSAVARSDATMKAALPEDKLKETWQALQSQVGSFQKPLQTRATRVGGFDVALVTCQFERARLDVKVVFNANRQVAGLFFMPNTTDGAAAAPPPYAPTNSFRETNFTVGQSPRALPGTLTLPVRQAGGKLPVVLLIHGSGPNDRDETVGAIKPFRDLAWGLAAKGIAVLRYEKRTKEYAVKLAEQGIGKFTVQQETIEDALSAVRQLRSTHGLDPNRIFVLGHSLGGTVAPRIAQADRSIAGLIILAGSTRPLEDLIVEQTRYLVSLSGEPSAAEKARLAAVQEAAAKVKKLSASDSASQETLLGAPASYWLDLRAHDPVAIAKSLPLPCLILQGGRDYQVTRADFDGWKAGLASKPTVTFKLYPALNHLFVAGEGKSTPAEYEKPGNLDATVIADIAAWVLRSPN